From Pantoea vagans:
CGCCGGACGGCAGGTGAACGCCGTCCGGCCTGAGTTCAGGCAGAGATCTGCTCGATGATGCGGCCCTGCGCCATACGCACGGCGCGATCGCACATGTGATCGATAACGTCGGGATCGTGGCTGACCAGCACCATGGTCAGACCATCCTGCCGTTTCAGATCGTTGAGCAGATTAAGGATCTCGGCCTGTACCGACATATCGAGCGCTGACGTCGGCTCATCCAGCAGCAGGATCTTCGGCTGCAGCAGCAGGGCACGCACGATAGCGACGCGCTGACGCTGACCGCCGGAGAGCTGATGCGGATAGCGATCTGCCAGCGCAGGATCGAGTCCGACGTGACGAAAACCCTGATCGATACGTTCGTTGATATTGTCGCGTTTCAGCAGCTTCAGCGGCTCCGCCAGCGTGCGGCGCAGGCGGTGACGTGGATGCAGCGAGGCATAAGGATCCTGAAACACCATCTGCACTTCCTGACGCAGTGCGCCGGTAAAGGCTTTGTCCGGCTGAACCTCGTGACCGGCAAGCTGCATCTGGCCCTGCCAGTGTGGATTGAGACCTGCCAGCACCCACAGCAGCGACGACTTGCCGCAGCCTGAAGGCCCCACCAGACCAAAACACTCGCCAGCGTTAACCTCCAGACTAACCTCGTGCACCACGGTGCGCAGCTCGTAACCCTGTTTGTGGGCGACGCTTAAATCCTTAAGCTTAATCATCATTCGCCTCCAGCGCAGCGCGATCCAGCACAGGTAAAGCCTGGCCGTGAGTCGCTTTGCCAGGACGGCAGGCCCACAGCGTGCGGGTATAGGGATGGGTCGCGCGCGGCAGATCGGCGGCGGGCAGCGTATCCAGCAACCGGCCTTTGTACATGACCATCACCCGCTCGCAATGTTCCGAGACCTGCTGCAAATCATGGCTGATCAGTAGCAGACCCATGTTGCGCGCTTCCACCAGACCGCGGATCAGCGCCAGCACCTGATCGCGCATGGCGTGATCCAGCGCGGAGGTTGGTTCATCGGCGATCAGGAAGTCCGGATCGGTGATCAGTGCGATCGCCAGCATCACACGCTGGCCCATGCCGCCTGAGAGCTGATGCGGATAGTGCTGCATCAGACGACGCGGATCGGGCAGGCCGACCGCATCCAGCATCTCGCACACCTTCTCTTTGCGCTCGGCACGGCTCAGACGGCGATGCAGGATCAGCGGCTCTTCCACCTGCCAGCCAATGGTGCGCGTCGGGGTGAGGGCATACTTTGGGTCCTGCATCACCATCGCCACGCGGTTACCGCGCAGCTGGTTCCAGTGGCGCTCACTCAGCGTCAGCACATTCTCACCGGCCACCTGAAGCTGGCTGGCCTGCAGATGCAGCGCGGGCGAGAGCAAGCCCATCAGGCTGCGGGCAGTGAGGGACTTGCCGGAACCGGACTCACCCACCAGCGCCACGCGCTCGCGACCCACGGAAAAGCTGATGTTATCGACCAGCAGCGCATCATCGCTGCGAATGGTCAGCCCTTCGGCATGGAGCAGATTATTTTGCATGACGGGTATCCAGTCGGTCGCGCAGGCCATCGCCTGTCAGGTTAAAGGCCAGGCTGGCAAACAGAATGGCCGCGCCTGGGGCGGCGGCAACCCACCACTGATCGAAGATCACTTTACTGCCTTCGGCGACCATTGAACCCCATTCCGCCGTCGGCGGCTGAACACCCATGCCGAGGAAGCCGAGACCGGCCGCGGCCAGGATAATCCCGCCCAGGCTCAGCGCGGCGCGAACCACCGCTGTCGGCATACAGAGCGGCAGGATATGACCGAACATCAGGCGAAAGCCCGTAATGCCCTGCATGCGCGCAGCGGCAAGGTAGTCGCTGCGGCGCAGTGCCAGCGTTTCAGCGCGCGCCTGACGGGCAAACGGCGGCCAGCTGGTCAGCGCCAGTGCCAGCGCACCATTCATCAGGCCAGGGCCGAGAATCGCCACCAGCGCCAGCGCGATCACCAGGTTCGGCAGCGACAGGAAGATATCGGTAATGCGCATCAGCAGGCGTTCGGTCCAGCCGCCAACGTAACCGGCGGTGATGCCGATCAGCAGCCCGGCCGGAATGGTCAGCACCAGAATCAGCGACACCAGCAGCAGCGTAGGACGTGCGCCGTAAATCACGCGCGACAGCAGATCGCGGCCAAAGCCGTCGGTGCCAAACCAGTGCTGCGCCGACGGTGCCAGCAGACGGCTCGACATGGTCTGCATATTCGGATCGAATGGCGCAATCAGCGGTGCCAGCAGCGCCATCAGGATAAGAATCGCCACCAGCGTCAGCCCAACGGTTAATGAGGTCACGCGTTGACGGCGACGGCGTGGTCGCAGCGTTTCGAGTTCAGAGAGTTGTTGCGTCATCGGGTTCTCGGATCGGTTAACCAGGTTAAAACATCCGCCAGGGCGTTAATTAGAATAAAGCAGCTGCCGATCAACAGGGTGGAGCCCAGAATCGCCGGCACATCGCCGGAGAACAGCGCATTGGTCATGTAGCGACCCACACCCGGCCAGGCGAAGACGGTTTCGGTCAGCACCGAACCTTCCAGCAGAGTGGCGTAGGAGAGGGCGATGACCGTAACCAGCGTGCCCAGCACGTTAGGGAAGATGTGGCGCAGCAGGATGCGAACCCGACCCGCGCCTTTGGCACGTGCCAGCACCACATACTCTTTGCTGCTCTCTTCCAGCAGCGCAGCACGCAGCAGGCGGGTAATGCCCGCCATCGCCAGCAGGCCGAGGATCACCACCGGCAGCCAGAGGTGCGCAATCGCGTTGCGGAACATCTCCGGTTCACCGGACAGCCAGCTGTCGATCAGCACAAAGCCGGTCTTCGGCTCCAGGGTGTAGACCCAGATATCATCCAGCCGTCCCGGTCCGGCAGACCAGTGCAGCACTGCATAAAAGAGCAACAGGCCCAGCAGGCCGAGCCAGAACACCGGCACCGAGTAGCCCAGCAGCGAGATAAAGCGGGCGAGGTTATCGATCCAGCTGCCCGGTTTCCACGCCGCCAGCAGCGCCAGCGTGACGCCGAACACCACCGCGAAGATCATCGCGCAGGTCGCCAGCTCAATGGTGGCGGGGAAGGTGGTCATCAGATCGCCACTTACTGACTGATTGGTCAGACGTGAGACACCCAGATCGCCCTGCGCCAGATGTTCGATG
This genomic window contains:
- a CDS encoding ABC transporter ATP-binding protein, with translation MIKLKDLSVAHKQGYELRTVVHEVSLEVNAGECFGLVGPSGCGKSSLLWVLAGLNPHWQGQMQLAGHEVQPDKAFTGALRQEVQMVFQDPYASLHPRHRLRRTLAEPLKLLKRDNINERIDQGFRHVGLDPALADRYPHQLSGGQRQRVAIVRALLLQPKILLLDEPTSALDMSVQAEILNLLNDLKRQDGLTMVLVSHDPDVIDHMCDRAVRMAQGRIIEQISA
- a CDS encoding ABC transporter ATP-binding protein, whose translation is MQNNLLHAEGLTIRSDDALLVDNISFSVGRERVALVGESGSGKSLTARSLMGLLSPALHLQASQLQVAGENVLTLSERHWNQLRGNRVAMVMQDPKYALTPTRTIGWQVEEPLILHRRLSRAERKEKVCEMLDAVGLPDPRRLMQHYPHQLSGGMGQRVMLAIALITDPDFLIADEPTSALDHAMRDQVLALIRGLVEARNMGLLLISHDLQQVSEHCERVMVMYKGRLLDTLPAADLPRATHPYTRTLWACRPGKATHGQALPVLDRAALEANDD
- a CDS encoding ABC transporter permease; translated protein: MTQQLSELETLRPRRRRQRVTSLTVGLTLVAILILMALLAPLIAPFDPNMQTMSSRLLAPSAQHWFGTDGFGRDLLSRVIYGARPTLLLVSLILVLTIPAGLLIGITAGYVGGWTERLLMRITDIFLSLPNLVIALALVAILGPGLMNGALALALTSWPPFARQARAETLALRRSDYLAAARMQGITGFRLMFGHILPLCMPTAVVRAALSLGGIILAAAGLGFLGMGVQPPTAEWGSMVAEGSKVIFDQWWVAAAPGAAILFASLAFNLTGDGLRDRLDTRHAK
- a CDS encoding ABC transporter permease, with the translated sequence MAQSVPSAGFARLFWQRGGRLIGSVLSLLVTLLGLLAFTFMLSHLSPIDPVQQIAGDHASEATYQQVRHDLGLDQPVLMQFWRYIEHLAQGDLGVSRLTNQSVSGDLMTTFPATIELATCAMIFAVVFGVTLALLAAWKPGSWIDNLARFISLLGYSVPVFWLGLLGLLLFYAVLHWSAGPGRLDDIWVYTLEPKTGFVLIDSWLSGEPEMFRNAIAHLWLPVVILGLLAMAGITRLLRAALLEESSKEYVVLARAKGAGRVRILLRHIFPNVLGTLVTVIALSYATLLEGSVLTETVFAWPGVGRYMTNALFSGDVPAILGSTLLIGSCFILINALADVLTWLTDPRTR